A stretch of the Gossypium hirsutum isolate 1008001.06 chromosome D07, Gossypium_hirsutum_v2.1, whole genome shotgun sequence genome encodes the following:
- the LOC107954751 gene encoding heterogeneous nuclear ribonucleoprotein 1 has protein sequence MGSRTGSDNDGASPGKIFIGGLAKDTTLETFTKYFEKYGEITDFVVMKDRHTGRPRGFGFITFADPSVVDTVMQEDHVINGKQVEIKRTIPKGSSQSNDFKTKKIFVGGIPTSVTEDEFKNFFSKYGKVVEHEIIRDHATKRSRGFGFIVFDNEKVVENLLGNGNMIDMEGSQVEIKKAEPKKASNPPPGPAYGSEPRACSYHDDFGGFGDYGGFGGGAFGPAPYRSYGGFGSRFGDYGGYGAAADFGGSYGGFGGGAGGFSGYRGDSSFGYSSRFGSYGGFSGSGIGPYGRGGGGYGSYGGSGSSGSYDAGPGAGFGGPGGFYGRTGYGGSRRYHPYAR, from the exons ATGGGTTCCAGAACAGGCAGTGATAACGACGGCGCTAGCCCTGG GAAAATATTTATCGGAGGCTTAGCTAAGGATACGACTCTCG AGACGTTCACCaagtattttgaaaaatatgggGAGATAACCGATTTTGTTGTAATGAAAGATCGGCATACGGGTCGGCCCCGTGGTTTCGGGTTCATTACCTTTGCGGATCCATCTGTTGTTGACACTGTTATGCAAGAGGACCATGTTATTAATGGCAAACAA GTTGAGATTAAAAGAACTATTCCTAAAGGTTCCTCACAGTCAAATGATTTCAAGACAAAGAAAATATTTGTTGGTGGGATTCCAACATCAGTTACCGAAG ATGAGTTCAAGAATTTCTTCTCAAAGTATGGAAAGGTGGTGGAACATGAGATCATTCGTGACCATGCAACCAAACGCTCTCGTGGTTTTGGGTTTATAGTGTTTGACAATGAAAAAGTTGTTGAAAATTTGCTGGGTAATGGAAATATGATAGATATGGAGGGTAGTCAG GTTGAAATCAAGAAGGCTGAACCAAAGAAAGCATCAAACCCACCACCTGGTCCTGCATATGGTAGTGAACCTAGGGCATGCTCATATCATGATGATTTTGGTGGATTTGGTGATTATGGTGGCTTTGGTGGTGGTGCTTTTGGTCCTGCTCCTTATAGGTCATATGGAGGTTTTGGCAGTAGATTTGGAGATTATGGTGGTTATGGTGCTGCTGCTGATTTTGGTGGTAGTTATGGGGGGTTTGGTGGTGGTGCTGGTGGTTTTTCTGGTTATCGTGGGGATTCATCATTTGGTTATTCTAGTCGATTTGGTTCTTATGGTGGGTTTAGTGGCAGTGGTATAGGTCCCTATGGACGTGGAGGTGGAGGCTATGGAAGTTATGGTGGTTCAGGCTCTAGTGGTAGTTATGATGCTGGCCCTGGTGCTGGTTTTGGCGGCCCAGGTGGATTTTATGGTAGAACGGGATATGGAGGCAGTCGTCGCTATCATCCTTACGCAAGATAG